A single genomic interval of Corvus cornix cornix isolate S_Up_H32 chromosome 1, ASM73873v5, whole genome shotgun sequence harbors:
- the FAM181B gene encoding protein FAM181B, with protein sequence MCLVWGCLSTCPGARVRTCPAGLRICPRGVRPSPGSDARPVPPLPMFPPGSVGGWVQPARPPGSRQGGGEGRGKPRSDPSSSSFPARRLFPAAAAAAAARAAHPSRAPRNAGRRRSPPAMAVPAALLSPHHLLSFCFPAAGGLLGYADLEKGYEGGGGDAGDFREATRDLLSFIDSASSNIKLALDRPVKSRRKVNHRKYLQKQIKRCTGIIAAAAPPPAPPPPPAACPARPPPRREPAQAAGSSLQSKSLAALFGSLQRGRGAAGGAEAKAGGGEKAAGGPRKVPLRDRNLPPSFFTEPALPGPAARGPPAKEPEKGGGGGAAEATEFFELLCPEYGALLPEHAAPTDAFGGRLPAELGLEHGLYELPLPAGPHPLLGGLLYPEPPWSPAAPCSPPRKAPAEPLRPLYPGGAEPVPAGGGSEEPGGHMPAGFAPFFPECPLPPPQPPYDYGGGYHRGGYPGL encoded by the coding sequence ATGTGTTTGGTATGGGGATGCCTGTCCACCTGTCCCGGGGCGCGTGTGCGCACCTGTCCCGCGGGGCTGCGTATCTGTCCCAGGGGTGTGCGTCCAAGTCCCGGGAGCGATGCTCGTCCCGTCCCGCCGCTGCCCATGTTCCCGCCTGGGTcggtgggtgggtgggtgcaGCCAGCCCGGCCCCCGGGCTCCCGGCAGGGAGGCGGGGAGGGTCGGGGCAAGCCCCGCTCTgatccctcctcctcctccttccccgCCCGCCGCCTTttccccgctgccgccgccgctgccgccgcccgcgcggcgcatcccagcagagcccctcGGAACGCGGGGCGGCGGCGTTCGCCGCCGGCCATGGCCGTGCCCGCCGCGCTGCTCAGCCCCCACCACCTCCTCTCCTTCTGCTTCCCCGCCGCCGGCGGGCTCCTGGGCTATGCTGACCTGGAGAAGGGCTACGAGGGCGGCGGCGGTGACGCGGGGGACTTTAGAGAAGCCACCCGGGACCTGCTGAGCTTCATCGACTCGGCTTCCAGCAACATCAAGCTGGCGCTGGACCGGCCGGTGAAGTCCCGGCGGAAGGTGAACCATAGGAAGTACCTGCAGAAGCAGATCAAGCGCTGCACCGGCATcatcgccgccgccgccccgccgcccgcgccgccgccgccgcccgccgcctgccccgcccggcccccgccgcgccgggaGCCCGCGCAGGCGGCCGGCAGCAGCCTCCAGAGCAAGAGCCTGGCCGCCCTCTTCGGCTCCctgcagcggggccggggcgcggcgggcggcgccGAGGCGAAGGCGGGCGGCGGGGAGAAGGCGGCGGGCGGCCCGCGGAAGGTGCCGCTGCGGGACCGCAACCTGCCGCCCTCCTTCTTCACGGagccggcgctgcccggccccgccgcccgcgggcCGCCCGCCAAGGAGCCGGAGaagggcggcgggggcggggccgcggagGCGACCGAATTCTTCGAGCTGCTGTGCCCCGAGTACGGCGCGCTGCTGCCCGAGCACGCCGCCCCGACCGACGCCTTCGGCGGCCGCCTGCCCGccgagctggggctggagcacgGGCTGTACGAGCTGCCGCTGCCCGCCGGCCCGCACCCGCTGCTGGGCGGGCTGCTGTACCCCGAGCCGCCCTGGAGCCCGGCCGCGCCCTGCAGCCCGCCCAGGAAGGCGCCGGCCGAGCCGCTGCGCCCGCTCTATCCCGGCGGCGCGGAGCCCGTGCCCGCCGGCGGCGGCAGCGAGGAGCCCGGCGGGCACATGCCAGCGGGCTTCGCCCCCTTCTTCCCCGAGTGCCCGCTACCCCCGCCGCAGCCGCCCTACGACTATGGCGGCGGGTACCACCGCGGGGGCTACCCCGGGCTGTAG